One genomic region from Phycodurus eques isolate BA_2022a chromosome 16, UOR_Pequ_1.1, whole genome shotgun sequence encodes:
- the LOC133414805 gene encoding elongin-B-like → MDVFLMIRRQKTTIFTDAKESTSVYELKRIVEGILKRPPEDQRLYKDDMELDDTQTLGNCGFTNQTARPQSPGTVGLAFRLSDDSFEQLRMEPFSTPPELPDVMKPQDSGSTANEQAVQ, encoded by the exons ATg GATGTGTTCTTAATGATCCGGCGTCAGAAGACGACCATCTTCACTGACGCCAAAGAGTCCACGTCTGTGTACGAGCTGAAGCGCATCGTGGAGGGCATCCTAAAGAGGCCACCCGAGGACCAGAGGCTCTACAAG GACGACATGGAACTGGATGACACTCAGACGCTCGGAAACTGTGGCTTCACCAACCAGACGGCGCGGCCTCAGTCGCCCGGCACCGTGGGCTTAGCTTTCAGGCTCAGTg ATGATTCATTCGAGCAGCTGAGGATGGAGCCCTTCTCTACCCCCCCGGAGCTCCCGGACGTCATGAAGCCACAGGACTCGGGCAGCACAGCCAACGAACAGGCCGTTCAGTGA